A stretch of DNA from Arthrobacter globiformis:
ACGGTGATGGGCTTGGACGTGTCCAGGTCCTTCAGCAGGGTCTTGCAGGCGAGGCGGTTGCGGCCGTTGATACGCATGGCATCGGAACCGCAGACGCCGTGGGCGCAGGATCGGCGGAAGGAGACACTGCCGTCCACGTCCCACTTGATCTTGTGCAGGGCGTCCAGCACGCGGTCCGTGCCGTACATGGTCAGCTTGAAGTCATCCCAGTGGGCTTCGGCGGAAACCTCGGGGTCGTAGCGGCGGACGCGCAGGGTGATGTCGAACGTCGGGATTTCCCCGCCGCCGCCAACACCGGCGGGAAGTTCGATCTTGGAGGCTGGCTCAGCAAGTTCAGCGGACATATTAGTACTTCCTCACCATCGGCTCGTAGCGCGTAAAGACAACCGGCTTGGTGGCAAGCCGGACACCGGCGATTGCCTCCTCCGCGGAACCGTCGGCCGGTGCGTGGTCTTCTTTGTACGCCATGGAGTGCTTCATGAATTTTTCGTCGTCGCGGTCCGGGAAGTCCTCGCGGAAGTGGCCGCCGCGGGATTCCTCACGGTGCAGGGCAGCAACCGTCATGACCCTGGCCAGTTCCAGCAGGAAGCCGAGCTCAACGGCCTCCAGCAGGTCAAGGTTGAAGCGCTTGCCCTTGTCCTGGACGTTAATGCGCGTGTACCGCTCCTCGAAGGACTCGATGTCCTTCAGGACCTGGTTGAGCGTGTCTGCCGTGCGGAACACCTGCATGTTGGCGTCCATGGTGTCCTGCAGTTCCTTGCGGATCGCGGAGACCTTTTCGGTGCCGTTCGCGTTGCGGGCCACATCCAGCAGCTGGATGGTGAACGCTTCCGGGTTCTCCGGCAGCTCCACGAAGTCAGCCGTCTTGGCGTACTCTGCGGCGGCGATGCCGGCGCGCTTGCCGAACACGTTGATGTCCAACAGGGAGTTGGTGCCCAGGCGGTTGGAGCCGTGCACCGAAACGCAGGCCACCTCACCGGCAGCGTAGAGGCCCGGAACCACGGTGTCGTTGTCCTGCAGGACCTCGGTGGTGATGTTCGTCGGGATGCCGCCCATGGCGTAGTGCGCCGTCGGGAAGACCGGAACCGGCTCCGTGTAGGGCTCCACGCCGAGGTAGGTGCGGGCGAACTCGGTGATGTCGGGCAGCTTGGCGTCGATGTGGGCCGGCTCAAGGTGCGTCAGGTCAAGGAGCACGTAGTCTTTGTTCGGTCCGCAGCCGCGTCCTTCACGCACCTCGTTGGCCATGGAGCGGGCCACGATGTCACGCGGGGCAAGGTCCTTAATGGTCGGGGCGTAGCGCTCCATGAAGCGCTCACCCTCGGAGTTGCGCAGGATGGCGCCTTCACCGCGGGCGGCCTCGGACAGGAGGATGCCCAGGCCTGCGAGGCCGGTCGGGTGGAACTGGAAGAACTCCATGTCCTCCAGGGGGATGCCGCGGCGGAACGCGATGCCCATGCCGTCGCCGGTCAGGGTGTGGGCGTTGGAGGTGGTCTTGAAGACCTTGCCGGCGCCGCCGGAGGCGAACACCACGGACTTGGCCTGGAACACGTGCAGCTCGCCGGAGGCGAGGTCGTAGGACACGACGCCGGCAACGCGCTTCTGCTTGAACGGCGTGCCGTCCTCGCGTACTGCGTCTTCCTCGACGGTCAGGAGGTCCAGCACGTAGTACTCGTTGTAGAACTCAACGTTGTGCTTGACGCAGTTTTGGTAGAGGGTCTGGAGGATCATGTGGCCCGTGCGGTCGGCGGCGTAGCACGCGCGGCGCACCGGAGCCTTGCCGTGGTCACGGGTGTGGCCGCCGAAGCGGCGCTGGTCGATGCGGCCCTCGGGCGTGCGGTTGAACGGCAGGCCCATCTTCTCGAGGTCCAGTACCGCGTCGATGGCCTCTTTGGCCATGACCTCGGCGGCGTCCTGGTCAACCAGGTAGTCGCCGCCCTTAATGGTGTCGAAGGTGTGCCATTCCCAGTTGTCTTCCTCGACATTGGCCAGGGCTGCACACATGCCACCCTGCGCCGCACCCGTGTGGGAGCGGGTGGGGTACAGCTTGGTCAGTACTGCTGTTCGCGCACGCTGACCGGACTCGATCGCGGCGCGCATCCCGGCGCCACCGGCACCGACGATGACGACGTCGTACTTATGGACCTGCATACCAGACGCTCTTTCTCTCAAAATTCGCAATAAAACAGCGGGCGGTCTGAGCCGTCTCCGCACAAAATTGCGGCCCGCCAATGGATGGCGGGCCGCCACGGGGTGCTACGCGGGGCAGAAGCCGCCGGGCAGCTGGACGCCGTCCACGACCGGGCACGGGTTGAAGGTGAAGATCACCAGGGTGCCGAGGATGATGATGACGGCGGAGGCTGCGTAGAGGACCATCTTGAGCCAGAAGCGGGTGGAGTCCTTCTCGGCGTAATCGTTGATGATGGTGCGCACGCCGTTGGTGCCGTGCAGCATGGCGAGCCACAGCATGGCCAGGTCCCAGAACTGCCAGAACGGATCCGCCCACTTGCCGGCAACGAAGCCGAAGTCGATGGCGTGGATGCCCTCGCCCACCAGGAGGTTCACGATGAGGTGGCCGAAGATCAGCACAACCAGGACAACGCCGGACAGACGCATGAACAGCCAGGCCAG
This window harbors:
- the sdhA gene encoding succinate dehydrogenase flavoprotein subunit, with product MQVHKYDVVIVGAGGAGMRAAIESGQRARTAVLTKLYPTRSHTGAAQGGMCAALANVEEDNWEWHTFDTIKGGDYLVDQDAAEVMAKEAIDAVLDLEKMGLPFNRTPEGRIDQRRFGGHTRDHGKAPVRRACYAADRTGHMILQTLYQNCVKHNVEFYNEYYVLDLLTVEEDAVREDGTPFKQKRVAGVVSYDLASGELHVFQAKSVVFASGGAGKVFKTTSNAHTLTGDGMGIAFRRGIPLEDMEFFQFHPTGLAGLGILLSEAARGEGAILRNSEGERFMERYAPTIKDLAPRDIVARSMANEVREGRGCGPNKDYVLLDLTHLEPAHIDAKLPDITEFARTYLGVEPYTEPVPVFPTAHYAMGGIPTNITTEVLQDNDTVVPGLYAAGEVACVSVHGSNRLGTNSLLDINVFGKRAGIAAAEYAKTADFVELPENPEAFTIQLLDVARNANGTEKVSAIRKELQDTMDANMQVFRTADTLNQVLKDIESFEERYTRINVQDKGKRFNLDLLEAVELGFLLELARVMTVAALHREESRGGHFREDFPDRDDEKFMKHSMAYKEDHAPADGSAEEAIAGVRLATKPVVFTRYEPMVRKY
- a CDS encoding succinate dehydrogenase hydrophobic membrane anchor subunit, coding for MSATEIQSPRSGQIGGKPEAGKIAPKYRRNGSSRGNFEMLAWLFMRLSGVVLVVLIFGHLIVNLLVGEGIHAIDFGFVAGKWADPFWQFWDLAMLWLAMLHGTNGVRTIINDYAEKDSTRFWLKMVLYAASAVIIILGTLVIFTFNPCPVVDGVQLPGGFCPA